The Argiope bruennichi chromosome X2, qqArgBrue1.1, whole genome shotgun sequence sequence TTAGTTATAGAATGGCTCCTTCCCTCATATAGACCACGAAGGCCTAATTACAGAATTTTGGTTTCGAAGTACGATTTTCTAAAGGGTCGTAGTGAACGCAGACAAAGTGCGCGTTAAATCCAGCGTCGTCCAGAAATTCGTAGTTAGTAAAATTGTTCTGATTGAAGGAACAAAACCTACAGCATTAAGGATTTCCATGACATTATTTGGAGTTAATTTAGTTACCCATTTTagccatattatatataatagtatGTTTATCTCGATTACTTGGTGTTGACATTCACTTGTTCTTTGTGTTATTATAAGACGTTTTGAATGGACCAAATGCATCCCTGTCAAATGGATACATTCGATTATTGTTCTGAAGATAAAAAGTCTTGAGAATTATACCACTTTTTGTCATCCTAATGGCAGGAATAGTTACGCGAATTTCGGGGTTGTCAAAGAGTAAATAGTGTAGGTCTCTCCGATCTTGGACAGATGTAAAATCGTTGATGAACATTAGTCTTgcaaagtaattgaaaaatagaaaaattatttcgtaaGAAAAGAATAAGGGACAAAAAGTAATGTAAATATTAAGTCACTTAGTTAAGATATTGCTTAATATcgtatatataattatagaatagAAATACACAGGGTTAGcgagaaataagttacccacttcaaaGGCTCTAAAATGCTTTCTATTGGTCCATATAAggtaaaatttgaactacagattattcagatgatacgctttactattaatttttaaaaagttagtacaaaaattcaccaataggtGACgttgtaacacaaatggcatttatttgcatatattaaaaatgtgaaacataatttgcgttacagagCATGTCTATtatcacttcttttttttttcttttttctttttctttttttttttttttttttttttttttgataaaaagaaggcggattctgcacgaacattagtttatTCTCTGTTCGTCAtacctacgttgcaagaaaaagtaatactggtgaaattgttctaccagaagcaacaaaactccgttgcagctttaaaggaattttgtagtatgaagcagatacgaacaGATCCAATCTCTCCAGGTGCACTTCGCAAGATgagcagaaatttgaaaaaactggacAACTTGGTATTCTTCCAGGTAAAGGACGAAAAAAAATCCTGTCTTAaagcgtcgaaaatgttgcgaccgcgctcattgaagccagcagtcagtcgccaCATAATACTGTGAGTTTGCCaattgtttcccgtgttctggatatgccgtattcaactgtacgaaaaattgTACgtcagattttgcatttttatccctACAAGATCAAGTCTGTGTACCTGTTGCAGGACGAGGACTTAAAGGTccataaaacttttgcactttagttccttgctcgaatggtggttgacaaaACCtgtgttgaaaatgtattaatattttattttatttatttgtttattttagaatggcaacgttatttaagaaatattttttgctgtctcattttgtagatggcaacttgtagatcaatcccaagatggaataaacaaagtttgaattttttaccggtgggatatcgtttttctattttaatataaaaagcgaaagaaaacggtgttttttcttaggcagctttaacattttttggcgtccgcgacaggattttctcgaaacaaaataaatcaagatgtttcaagcaataaaaggttttaaaaaagaagatctgaaatacgttgcgtctgaaattggagaagacgtatcagaaaatattacgatagttggattaaaagatcttattttaaaaagttgtgaatataagaatgatccagaattcgttcaagaacttttaagtaatgttatttcggaaaggaaattaaaagaagaaaccgaaaaagaagataaaagattgcagcttgaagctgaaaaggaagatagaagattgcagcttgaagctgaaaaggaagatagaagattgcagcttgaagctgaaaaggaagatagaagattgcagcttgaagctgaaaaggaagatagaagattgcagcttgaaattgaaaaagaaatagaattggcaagaatacaatctcaaaatagaggtcagtcattttctgctaattctactgctgatttaaataattataagagaaagtttacactgcctagattagaatttagacaatttggcgacgatattaaagattggctcccattttggagtcaatttgagcaaatacataaagatgaggatatcgcaccagaagacaaatttcagtacctagttcaagcaacaatttctggttctcgtgctagagaggttgttgaaagttttccgccaactggcgccaactatcaaaaggctattgatggtttaaaatcgcgttttggtagagaagatattttagtggaagtatatgtgagagaattattaaaattaattatttctgtgcaaacaaaagaaacattttcattaacttctttgtATGATAAGCTTGAATCATATTTACGAGCATTAGAAACATTAGGTGTAACCACAGATAAATGTGCATCCATTTTGTATCCTATGGTTGAATCGTGTTTCCcagctgaatttttaaaggcttggaatcgtagtaatatttccagtattaactctgacgcgaaaggaagattggataatttgatgcaatttttgaaaacggaagttgaaggagaagaaagaatatgtttggctgtagccggtttcggtttaggaaagggccaagaatacagacctttgaaaaagaaacaatatagctcagagaatttgagaaataaagtacCTACAGCTATAGGTTTGTTAACGACTGCTGCAGATAAATATGTAACGAAATCTTGCGTTTTTTGCGGTGGTAAACATTCAAGTTCAGATTGCTTTACGGCTCAAAAAATGACTCTAtcggaaagacaaaaaatagtcaaggaaaaacgatgctgctttgcatgtttatcgccatttcacgcagttaaaagatgccgagcagttttaaaatgcctgatatgttctaaaaaacattttcctataatgtgtgatgtgcttgattcgcaaaagatgtctgtagagggaaaagaagataaacccgcactagatgttaatatggctaattttaataaacacagccctaagatatttcttcaaactctcaaagctaaagtggtatcggataataaacagaaaattgtgaggttactttttgattctgcatcacacaaatcttacattttgaaaagtgtagctgaagaaatgaattatacacccgttcgatgtgaaaaattggtacattctctttttggtggcgttatcactaatgaatttaaacataattgttataaagtaaaattgagaaatttgattggagatttcggctgtaattttgaagttctggatcaatctatcatttgtgacaatattagaccggtttttaaaggtccctggataaaagaattagaggaaaatcagattaatctaactgatattagcgatacttgtgaaggcattgatattctaattggagctgacgttatggggaaaatgttaactggcaaaagaaaagtcttatcTTCAGGTCTTGTCGCTGTAGAAACTTTCTTAGGATGGACCTTAATGGGTAAGGTACCACAGGAAGAATCTTCGGAAGAAAACCTGGCTTTAACAGTGCTgtccttatttgtaaatgaagctgaaatcacaaatttatggaaattagattcaatcggaatcaatgatcctgttgagaaaaaatctaagaacgagattgatcttcggaccaaggagcattttctagaaacggtaacaattaataaagatggtcgatatgaggtttgtttaccatggtctgatgataagtcacctttgcccgacaacttggatttggcgaggaaaaggctcgactacactacctcaaaacttatagctatgaatatgtatgagaaatatgaaaatattcttctaaattggtTAGATGAAGACATAATCGAGGAAGTTCCTACCAACGAAATGAACtcttatggtaattatttaccTCACCGTGCAGTGATAAAACTAAGCAGCAGCACTACTCCAATTCGTCCGGTGTTTGACGCTTCAGCGAGATTAGCAAATTATCCATCTTTGAATCAGTGCTTGGAATGTGGTCCTAATCTCATTGAGcttattccaaatattcttcTTCGATTCAGAGAGGGACAGCTTGGCGTTATAGCTGACATCAGGAAAGCTTTTCTGCAAATTAGTATTCGTAAAGAGGATAGAGACTTCCTTCGGTTTTTGTGGTgggaaaatagagaagaaaagaaattgagagtTTTTCGTCACACAAGAGTTGTTTTTGGGGTAAAATGTAGCCCTTTTCTTTTAGCTTCAGTAATTGAGTAccatattcaaaaatgtgaaggatttgaaaaatctttgaagaaaagacTTTTGGAGAGTTTCTACATTGATAATGTCGTTACTAGTGTCGACAGTAAAGACCAATTAGATCGATTCATTGACAATTCTAAAACCTTGATGGCAAAAGGTGGTTTTGATCTTAGAGAATGGGAATGGTCTGGCGACTGTGAAACTAATTCAAAGGAAGAAACTCAGGTATTAGGtcttatttggaataagaaattagacactttgaaaattaacatgaaatggcTGGATGGCATTAATgtggaaaaagtaactaaaaggaGTATGTTATCTACAGTACATAAAGTATTTGATCCTTTTGGATTCACTGCATCAGTGATGCTCTGTCCgaaaataatgctacaaaaggCATGGGCATTAGGTACAAGTTGGGATGAAGAAGTAACTGGTGAGCTTCGTAAAGAATTTCTACAGTGGTTTCAAGAACTTAAGCATTTGTCTGACATACAGATTCCTAGGTGTGTTCAAGCATCTTCAAAAGATATAAGCAACTGCACTATTCATACGTTTGTTGATGGAAGCAAAGATGCATATGCTGCTGTTACATtccttagaatagaaaataatggtcGAATCGAGCTATTTCTACTTGCAGCGAAATCTCGAGTGGCTCCTTTAAGAGGCACAACTATCCCAAGAATGGAACTTCTTGCGACGGTGATTGGAGCGAGGCTAGCGAATT is a genomic window containing:
- the LOC129960392 gene encoding uncharacterized protein LOC129960392; the protein is MTVLLWCRVSCQEPSGSEASVIMVTISAKWLIKKVIEELPDAMQGVLEFIGQNLSVGKTHIKRQFWYSNMGAEMKNIGGKSMRTVNYHPNNEMYLLRNALSGDGTWDSNNSTSLVHEDIIEEVPTNEMNSYGNYLPHRAVIKLSSSTTPIRPVFDASARLANYPSLNQCLECGPNLIELIPNILLRFREGQLGVIADIRKAFLQISIRKEDRDFLRFLWWENREEKKLRVFRHTRVVFGVKCSPFLLASVIEYHIQKCEGFEKSLKKRLLESFYIDNVVTSVDSKDQLDRFIDNSKTLMAKGGFDLREWEWSGDCETNSKEETQVLGLIWNKKLDTLKINMKWLDGINVEKVTKRSMLSTVHKVFDPFGFTASVMLCPKIMLQKAWALGTSWDEEVTGELRKEFLQWFQELKHLSDIQIPRCVQASSKDISNCTIHTFVDGSKDAYAAVTFLRIENNGRIELFLLAAKSRVAPLRGTTIPRMELLATVIGARLANSVVEALGWKNVTIYYWSDSTTVLAWILREENWSVFVRNRVQEIRKLSNPTSWRHIPGDKNPADLPSRGCKAKHLVSLRWWEGPQWMKNAFEFQNIMGSTNHDWNEEEIRKEKSKTTFILSNNEACGVANWYYRYFSNYDRIVRLVAWILRFMNNCKNITEKKHGPSEVGNIS